The genomic stretch CTCTACCCGGCCCATGCCTGGCACAAGACTGCGCCAGGCGGCTACCCGCACGCCCAGTCACTGCAGCTGGGCAGCCTGATCAAGGCGATCGATGCACCGGCGCCGAACACCGTGCGCTTCACCCTCAGCCACCCGGACGCCACCTTCCTGGCCACCCTGAGCATGGGCTTCGCCTCGATCTACTCCGCCGAATACGCCGACAAACTGCTGAAAGCCGGCACGCCGGAGAAGCTGAACAGCCAACCGATCGGTACCGGGCCGTTCGTGTTCCAGCGTTTCCAGAAAGACGCCGTGGTGCGCTACCGCGCCAACCCGGACTACTTCGCCGGCAAGCCGGCGGTCGACCCGCTGATCTTCGCCATCACCACCGATGCCAACGTTCGCCTGCAGAAGCTCAAGCGTGGCGAATGCCAGGTTGCCTTGTCGCCCAAGCCGCTGGACATTGCCGAAGCGGGCAAGGACGGCAATCTCAAGGTGGCCACTACACCGGCATTCATGACTGCCTTCGTCGCCATCAACAGCCAGCACCCACCCCTGAACAAGCCGGAAGTGCGCCAGGCCATCAACCTGGCCTTCGACAAGCAGGCCTACCTCAAGGCCGTGTTCGAAGACTCTGCAGTGGCGGCCAACGGCCCCTACCCGCCCAACACCTGGAGCTACGCCAAGGACCTGCCCGGCTACCCGCTGGACCTGAAGAAAGCCAAAGCCCTGCTGGCCAAGGCCGGCCTGGCAGAAGGCTTCAGCACCACCATCTGGACTCGCCCATCGGGCAGCCTGCTCAACCCCAACCCCAGCCTTGGCGCGCAGATGCTGCAAGCCGACCTGGCGAAGATTGGTATCAAGGCTGAAATCCGCGTGATCGAATGGGGCGAGCTTATCCGCCGCGCCAAGGCCGGCGAGCATGACTTGCTGTTCATGGGCTGGGCAGGTGACAACGGCGATCCGGACAACTTCCTCAGCCCGCAGTTTTCCTGTGCGGCGGTCGAGTCAGGGACCAACTTCGCACGCTTCTGCGACAGCCGCCTCGACCAGCTGATCAGCGCCGGGCGCACCACCAACGACCAGAGCGTGCGCAGCCGGCTGTACCAGCAGGCGCAGACACTGATCCAGCAGCAGGCGCTGTGGGTGCCACTGGCGCACCCGACGGCGGCGACCTTGCTGCGCCAAGGCGTCGAGGGGTACCAGGTGAGCCCGTTCGGGCGGCTGGATTTCAGCAAGGTGACAGTGAGCAAGTAAGTTCTGGGGTGCCCGCCTTGAGGTTTGTGGCGCCTGGGAGATCGAGCGCCGCCCGCGCGGCGCATCGCGAGCGAAGCTCGCTCCTACATCTGTTTCGGGCCAGTAACGCCTGCGCCAGCGTGCGCGACCGCCTTGTTTGTCCGGCACGATATCGAGGTGGACACCAAGGCGCCGCGCGCCTCTCTACCAGGAATAACTGGCCCGAAACAGATGTAGGAGCGAGCTTCGCTCGCGATGCGCCGCGCGGGCGGCGCTCGATCTCCCAGGCACCACAAACCTCAAGACAGGCGCCTGCTACCCCTGACCCCATTGACCTACCTACGCCACAATCCACCCATGCTCGACCATCGACAACGGCTCCCCATCACCAATGATGATGTG from Pseudomonas putida encodes the following:
- a CDS encoding ABC transporter substrate-binding protein (DppABCDF is involved in the transport of dipeptides; also binds heme and mediates chemotaxis to dipeptides), which encodes MRAAALSLLFTSLFAAGVAQAAPLSVCSEASPEGFDVVQYNSLTTTNATADVLMNRLVEFDAAQGKVVPSLATSWTVSDDGLVYDFTLRDDVKFHSTAYFKPSRKLNADDVLFSFQRMLYPAHAWHKTAPGGYPHAQSLQLGSLIKAIDAPAPNTVRFTLSHPDATFLATLSMGFASIYSAEYADKLLKAGTPEKLNSQPIGTGPFVFQRFQKDAVVRYRANPDYFAGKPAVDPLIFAITTDANVRLQKLKRGECQVALSPKPLDIAEAGKDGNLKVATTPAFMTAFVAINSQHPPLNKPEVRQAINLAFDKQAYLKAVFEDSAVAANGPYPPNTWSYAKDLPGYPLDLKKAKALLAKAGLAEGFSTTIWTRPSGSLLNPNPSLGAQMLQADLAKIGIKAEIRVIEWGELIRRAKAGEHDLLFMGWAGDNGDPDNFLSPQFSCAAVESGTNFARFCDSRLDQLISAGRTTNDQSVRSRLYQQAQTLIQQQALWVPLAHPTAATLLRQGVEGYQVSPFGRLDFSKVTVSK